TTCTCTTTCCATTGGATCTTCTACAATACATACATCAATACGATATACTTCATCGCGATGTGCTTGAATTGGTGAAACATTGTCTTCAAAATGCTTTTTAATACGCTGTCTTATTTTACGTGCTTTCCCAACAAAAAGAAGTTCATCATTAATGTTATAAAACATAAAAATGCCGCCTTTATCTCTTGG
This sequence is a window from Bacillus pseudomycoides DSM 12442. Protein-coding genes within it:
- a CDS encoding nucleotide excision repair endonuclease encodes the protein MIKIDLPAVDVSITERKQVIKGDEPRITPIHGFIDFHLFPRDKGGIFMFYNINDELLFVGKARKIRQRIKKHFEDNVSPIQAHRDEVYRIDVCIVEDPMEREIYETYIINELQAKYNVDKVFYK